The following are encoded together in the Lathyrus oleraceus cultivar Zhongwan6 chromosome 3, CAAS_Psat_ZW6_1.0, whole genome shotgun sequence genome:
- the LOC127130269 gene encoding proline-rich receptor-like protein kinase PERK9: MYYLDDLRKQGVDISDITLDWLPEFPPDFMKRTREPSEKAKQAKRAKLGEPSGSRPPIPLVGSPGKSVPLPPSVKIKPVASSLPQPSPIYTTSETPPSTSIPSNQPSKKFNLATISLPVSEAEMLNETSSPSSSPSPQSPPYYTLSSDTKPSDPHSPTLAQLQNRTLASQHPAHSIPEP; encoded by the coding sequence ATGTACTACTTAGATGATCTGCGCAAACAAGGAGTAGACATCTCAGATATCACCTTAGACTGGCTGCCTGAATTTCCTCCAGATTTCATGAAGAGAACACGAGAACCATCTGAGAAGGCAAAGCAGGCAAAGAGAGCAAAGCTGGGAGAACCATCTGGATCAAGACCTCCAATACCTCTGGTTGGATCACCTGGTAAGTCTGTACCTCTCCCTCCTTCTGTGAAAATTAAACCAGTTGCTTCCTCACTCCCTCAACCTTCGCCCATATACACAACCTCTGAAACTCCTCCATCAACCTCTATACCATCTAACCAACCTTCTAaaaaattcaaccttgccaccaTATCTCTACCTGTTTCAGAAGCAGAAATGCTGAACGAAACCAGTTCACCCTCCTCATCACCATCTCCACAATCACCACCTTACTACACCCTATCATCTGACACTAAACCTTCTGACCCTCACTCTCCAACTCTGGCTCAGCTTCAAAACCGTACTCTGGCCTCTCAACATCCAGCACACTCTATCCCTGAACCATAA